The Castor canadensis chromosome 8, mCasCan1.hap1v2, whole genome shotgun sequence genome contains a region encoding:
- the LOC109698292 gene encoding dol-P-Glc:Glc(2)Man(9)GlcNAc(2)-PP-Dol alpha-1,2-glucosyltransferase isoform X1, with amino-acid sequence MAQLEGYYFSAAMSCTFLVSCLLFSAFSRALREPYMDEIFHLPQAQRYCEGHFSLSQWDPMITTLPGLYLVSVGVVKPASWVFGWSEHIVCSIGMLRFVNLLFSVGNFYLLYLLFRKLQPRNKAASSIQRILSTLTLAVFPILYFFNFLYYTDTGSVFFTLFAYLMCLYGNHKTSALLGFCGFMFRQTNIIWVVFCAGHVIAQKLTDAWKTELQKKKEERLPPIKGPFSEFRKILQFLLVYSMSFKNLSMLFFMTWPYILLVFLFCAFVVVNGGIVIGDRSSHEACLHFPQLFYFFSFTLFFSFPHLLSPTKMKTFLCLVWKRRMQFFVITLVSIFFVWKFTYVHKYLLADNRHYTFYVWKRVFQRYEIVKYLLVPIYIFAGWTIADSLKSKSIFWNLMFFICLVTSTVPQKLLEFRYFILPYVIYRLNIPLPSISRLVCELGCYVIVNFLTFYIFLNKTFQWPDNQDSQRFMW; translated from the exons ATGGCGCAGCTGGAGGGCTACTATTTCTCAGCTGCCATGAGCTGCACCTTTTTAGTGTCTTGCCTCCTCTTCTCTGCCTTCAGCCGGGCGCTGCGAGAGCCCTACATGGACGAGATCTTCCACCTGCCGCAGGCGCAGCGCTACTGTgagggccatttctccctctcgCAG tgggaTCCCATGATTACTACATTACCTGGCTTGTACCTGGTGTCAGTTGGAGTAGTCAAACCTGCCAGCTGGGTCTTTGGATGGTCTGAACATATTGTCTGCTCCATTGGAATGCTCAGATTCGTTAATCTCCTCTTCAGTGTTGGCAACTTCTATTTGCTATATCTGCTTTTTCGAAAGTTACAACCCAGAAACAAG GCTGCCTCAAGCATCCAGAGAATCTTGTCAACATTAACACTAGCAGTATTTCCAATActctatttttttaactttctttattACACAGATACAGGATCTGTGTTCTTTACTCTTTTTGCCTATTTGATGTGTCTTTATGGAAATCATAAAACTTCAGCCTTGCTTGGATTTTGTGGCTTCATGTTTCGTCAAACAAATATCATCTGGGTTGTCTTCTGCGCAGGACATGTCATTGCACAGAAGTTAACTGATGCTTGGAAAACTGAGCtacaaaagaagaaggaagaaagactcCCCCCAATTAAAGGACCATTTTCAGAATTCAGAaaaattcttcagtttcttttggtATATTCCATGTCATTTAAGAACCTGAGTATGCTTTTCTTTATGACTTGGCCCTACATCCTtctggtatttttgttttgtgcttttgtaGTAGTTAATGGCGGAATTGTTATTGGTGATCGGAGTAGTCATGAAGCCTGCCTTCATTTTCCTCAGTTATTCTACTTTTTCTCCtttactctctttttttccttccctcaccTATTATCTCCTACCAAAATGAagacttttctttgtttggtttggaAACGTAGAATGCAGTTTTTTGTGATTACCTTAGTCtcaatattttttgtttggaaattCACATATGTTCATAAATACCTGCTAGCAGACAATAGACATTATACATTCTATGTGTGGAAAAGAGTTTTTCAAAGATATGAAATTGTGAAATATTTGTTAGTCCCAATCTATATTTTTGCTGGTTGGACTATAGCTGACtctttaaaatcaaaatcaattTTCTGGAATTTAATGTTCTTCATATGCTTGGTCACTTCTACAGTTCCCCAGAAACTGCTAGAATTCCGTTACTTCATTTTACCTTATGTTATTTATAGGCTTAACATACCTCTGCCATCCATATCCAGACTTGTTTGTGAACTGGGTTGCTATgtaattgttaattttttaactttttatatctttctgaataagacttttCAGTGGCCAGATAATCAGGACAGTCAAAGGTTTATGTGGTaa
- the LOC109698292 gene encoding dol-P-Glc:Glc(2)Man(9)GlcNAc(2)-PP-Dol alpha-1,2-glucosyltransferase isoform X2: MAQLEGYYFSAAMSCTFLVSCLLFSAFSRALREPYMDEIFHLPQAQRYCEGHFSLSQWDPMITTLPGLYLVSVGVVKPASWVFGWSEHIVCSIGMLRFVNLLFSVGNFYLLYLLFRKLQPRNKDMSLHRS, translated from the exons ATGGCGCAGCTGGAGGGCTACTATTTCTCAGCTGCCATGAGCTGCACCTTTTTAGTGTCTTGCCTCCTCTTCTCTGCCTTCAGCCGGGCGCTGCGAGAGCCCTACATGGACGAGATCTTCCACCTGCCGCAGGCGCAGCGCTACTGTgagggccatttctccctctcgCAG tgggaTCCCATGATTACTACATTACCTGGCTTGTACCTGGTGTCAGTTGGAGTAGTCAAACCTGCCAGCTGGGTCTTTGGATGGTCTGAACATATTGTCTGCTCCATTGGAATGCTCAGATTCGTTAATCTCCTCTTCAGTGTTGGCAACTTCTATTTGCTATATCTGCTTTTTCGAAAGTTACAACCCAGAAACAAG GACATGTCATTGCACAGAAGTTAA